A DNA window from Streptococcus sp. LPB0220 contains the following coding sequences:
- a CDS encoding prephenate dehydrogenase, translating to MEKKVVYIAGLGLIGASLALGIKRAHPNVTVLGYNRSEASRTIALERGMVDQVTDDFAAFAPLADIIILTLPIKQTKSYLETLASLHLKDRVLVTDAGSTKAEIVAQAEKVFTDKDVRFVGGHPMAGSHKTGAAAADATLFENAYYIFTPSSLTTGGAMEELKELLSGLGSRFIEIDAEEHDRITSQISHFPHILASTLVEQAVAYGEEHEMTRRFAAGGFRDMTRIAESEPGMWTSILLSNTQAILERIADFKERLDQVAETIQADNEEAIWSFFQEGRKHRKEMQIHQRAGRDSAYDLFIDVPDQEGVILEILQLLQGISLVNIHINEENREDIHGILQLTFKNAEDQERAQTLISQATSYTVLAR from the coding sequence TTGGAGAAGAAAGTTGTATATATTGCAGGCTTGGGCTTGATTGGTGCTTCACTTGCGCTTGGCATTAAGAGGGCCCACCCAAACGTGACTGTTCTTGGGTACAATCGTAGTGAAGCCTCTCGAACCATCGCCCTTGAAAGAGGAATGGTGGATCAGGTGACGGATGATTTCGCAGCCTTTGCCCCTTTAGCAGATATCATTATTTTAACCCTTCCCATCAAGCAAACCAAGTCTTACTTAGAAACCTTAGCTAGCTTGCATTTGAAAGACCGGGTATTGGTGACAGATGCAGGCTCTACCAAGGCAGAAATTGTCGCACAAGCTGAAAAAGTGTTTACAGATAAGGATGTACGCTTTGTGGGAGGACACCCTATGGCTGGTAGTCATAAGACAGGTGCTGCAGCAGCAGATGCCACTTTATTTGAGAACGCTTATTATATTTTTACCCCTTCCAGCTTGACGACAGGGGGTGCCATGGAAGAGTTGAAAGAGCTTCTGAGTGGATTGGGATCCCGCTTTATCGAAATCGATGCTGAGGAACACGATAGGATAACCTCTCAGATCAGTCATTTTCCTCATATTTTAGCTTCGACTCTGGTCGAGCAGGCCGTAGCTTATGGGGAAGAGCATGAAATGACCCGCCGTTTTGCAGCTGGTGGCTTTCGGGATATGACACGGATTGCGGAAAGTGAGCCGGGCATGTGGACCTCTATTCTCTTGTCCAACACTCAAGCGATATTAGAGCGGATTGCAGATTTCAAAGAGCGTTTGGATCAAGTGGCCGAGACCATTCAAGCAGATAACGAAGAGGCCATCTGGTCCTTTTTCCAAGAAGGGCGGAAGCACCGAAAAGAAATGCAAATCCATCAGCGTGCTGGACGCGATAGTGCCTATGATCTCTTTATCGATGTCCCCGATCAGGAAGGTGTGATCCTCGAAATCTTACAACTCTTACAAGGGATTTCCTTGGTTAATATTCATATCAATGAAGAGAATCGTGAAGATATCCACGGGATTTTGCAGCTGACCTTTAAAAATGCAGAGGATCAAGAGCGAGCTCAAACATTGATCAGCCAGGCGACGTCTTATACCGTCCTTGCTCGCTAG
- the aroC gene encoding chorismate synthase, giving the protein MRYLTAGESHGPRLTAIIEGVPAGLPLSEEDINKELKRRQGGYGRGARMKIESDRVEITSGVRHGLTIGGPITLNVTNLDHQKWLEIMNVAPVEEKQKNLRKITKPRPGHADLVGGIKYRFDDLRNSLERSSARETTMRVAVGAVAKRILEEIGLEVASHIVNFGGIEIAIPENLTVSEIKEKAGQSEVSIVVPEQEEAVKAYIDLVKKDGDTIGGIVETLVGGVPVGLGSYVQWDKKLDAKIAQGVVSINAFKGVEFGLGFDAGRLKGSQVMDEIIWSQDTGYTRRTNNLGGFEGGMTNGEPILVRGVMKPIPTLYKPLMSVDIETHEPYKATVERSDPTALPAAGVVMEAVVATVLATEVLEKFSSDNLEELKEAVAKHRDFTKNF; this is encoded by the coding sequence ATGAGATATTTAACAGCAGGAGAGTCCCATGGGCCTCGACTAACAGCCATCATCGAGGGGGTTCCGGCAGGCCTTCCTTTATCTGAAGAGGATATTAATAAAGAGCTCAAACGTCGACAAGGTGGCTATGGTCGCGGTGCTCGGATGAAAATTGAGAGTGACCGGGTCGAGATCACATCAGGGGTCCGTCATGGCTTGACTATAGGAGGTCCGATTACTCTGAATGTGACCAATCTGGATCACCAAAAATGGCTGGAGATCATGAATGTAGCACCGGTAGAAGAGAAACAGAAAAATCTACGTAAGATCACCAAGCCACGTCCTGGTCATGCCGATCTAGTCGGAGGAATTAAGTATCGTTTTGATGATCTCCGAAATTCCTTAGAGCGTTCTTCTGCCCGTGAGACAACCATGCGTGTAGCCGTTGGTGCAGTTGCTAAACGGATTTTAGAAGAAATCGGCCTTGAAGTGGCCAGCCACATTGTGAATTTTGGGGGAATCGAGATTGCAATTCCCGAGAATCTAACTGTTTCAGAAATCAAGGAAAAGGCAGGTCAGTCGGAAGTTTCGATCGTGGTGCCAGAACAAGAAGAAGCCGTTAAGGCTTACATTGACCTAGTGAAAAAAGATGGGGATACCATCGGGGGAATTGTGGAAACCTTGGTTGGTGGTGTGCCTGTTGGACTAGGATCCTATGTGCAATGGGACAAGAAATTGGATGCCAAAATCGCTCAAGGAGTGGTCTCTATCAATGCCTTTAAGGGAGTGGAGTTTGGTCTTGGGTTCGACGCAGGTCGCCTAAAAGGTAGTCAAGTCATGGATGAAATCATCTGGTCTCAGGACACTGGCTATACCCGTCGCACCAATAATCTTGGAGGTTTTGAAGGGGGCATGACCAATGGTGAGCCCATTCTGGTTCGTGGCGTCATGAAGCCTATTCCGACCCTCTACAAACCTTTGATGAGTGTGGATATTGAAACCCATGAGCCTTATAAAGCAACAGTTGAGCGCAGCGATCCAACGGCTTTGCCAGCTGCAGGTGTGGTAATGGAAGCAGTGGTCGCAACAGTCCTTGCTACAGAAGTGCTTGAAAAATTCTCATCCGATAACTTGGAAGAATTGAAAGAAGCCGTTGCTAAGCACCGGGACTTTACGAAGAATTTTTAA
- the aroE gene encoding shikimate dehydrogenase, which yields MKIDGYTRMAAVIAHPIRHSISPFIHNLAYELTATNAAYLAWDIAEEDLESTISQIRKLDMIGANISMPYKQKVFPYLDEVDEMARKIGSVNTIVHRDGKLKGYNTDGIGFFRSLPPAFSIKGKTMVLLGAGGAALAIIAQAIHLGVKRILVFVREERLVHYRSIVQLVEEGFDFLIELYAIEKDEDVQNSFHQADLILNATGVGMDGQSLPIESHLTFPPHALIVEMAYYPAVTPFLQLAVNQGNQRVNGLGMLFYQAEAAFELMTGKVFPTESVWEALTTEYRQFVCD from the coding sequence ATGAAGATTGACGGATATACTCGGATGGCAGCGGTCATTGCCCATCCGATTCGTCATAGTATCTCTCCTTTCATTCATAATCTAGCCTATGAATTAACAGCGACCAATGCTGCTTATCTAGCTTGGGATATTGCTGAAGAAGACTTAGAAAGCACCATCAGCCAAATTCGTAAGTTAGATATGATTGGGGCCAATATCTCCATGCCCTATAAGCAGAAGGTCTTTCCTTATCTAGATGAAGTGGATGAGATGGCCCGAAAGATCGGTTCTGTCAATACCATTGTTCACCGTGATGGCAAGCTTAAAGGCTATAATACGGATGGAATTGGTTTCTTTCGTAGTTTACCTCCTGCTTTCTCTATTAAGGGAAAAACAATGGTTCTCTTAGGTGCAGGTGGTGCAGCTTTAGCGATTATTGCACAGGCGATTCATCTAGGTGTGAAACGTATCCTTGTCTTTGTGAGAGAGGAAAGATTGGTTCATTATCGTTCAATAGTTCAGTTGGTTGAAGAAGGCTTTGATTTCTTGATAGAATTGTATGCGATTGAGAAAGATGAAGATGTTCAAAACTCTTTTCATCAAGCTGATCTCATCTTAAATGCCACTGGTGTTGGAATGGATGGTCAGTCTCTTCCAATAGAGAGTCACTTGACCTTTCCCCCACATGCCTTAATCGTAGAGATGGCCTACTATCCGGCAGTGACCCCCTTTCTGCAATTAGCAGTGAATCAAGGAAACCAGAGGGTAAATGGGCTGGGAATGCTCTTTTATCAAGCTGAAGCAGCCTTTGAATTAATGACTGGGAAAGTATTTCCTACAGAGTCTGTATGGGAAGCATTGACAACAGAATATCGCCAATTTGTATGTGACTAA
- the aroB gene encoding 3-dehydroquinate synthase, with amino-acid sequence MNVSVPIPGHSYDIVIERGGLNQVGDWLRTLWGDKKVAIISDNRVAKLYASIVEKSLEKAGFQVVRFEFLQGEASKNLTTVSKVYEFLATHGMTRSDGIVALGGGVVGDLAGFAASTYMRGISFVQIPTSLTAQVDSSIGGKTGVNTALAKNMVGTFAQPDGVFIDPEVLSTLGQRELIEGMGEVIKYGLIQDTELWEELEAMDGSVQSILEHAESIISHSCLVKRDHVVADELDNGIRLYLNFGHTIGHAIEATAGYGQVMHGEAVSIGMVQLSRVAEEKGLMPKGIAKKIEEMCRKFGLPVTYENWDKEALYQALTHDKKARGTNLKLVIVPELGQAAIHQIPLQEMKDFLERKE; translated from the coding sequence ATGAACGTATCGGTACCTATTCCAGGACATTCCTATGATATTGTGATTGAAAGAGGTGGTCTCAACCAGGTTGGAGACTGGTTGCGCACTCTTTGGGGCGATAAAAAAGTCGCTATCATTTCCGATAACCGCGTGGCTAAGCTATATGCCTCAATCGTAGAGAAGAGCCTTGAGAAAGCTGGTTTTCAAGTGGTGCGCTTTGAGTTTCTTCAAGGGGAAGCTAGTAAGAATCTAACCACTGTTTCAAAAGTTTATGAATTTCTAGCTACCCATGGTATGACGCGCAGTGATGGAATCGTCGCTCTTGGGGGTGGCGTAGTTGGTGATTTGGCTGGTTTTGCTGCCTCAACCTATATGCGGGGAATTTCCTTTGTTCAGATCCCAACTAGCTTGACCGCACAGGTGGATTCTTCTATCGGGGGAAAGACGGGAGTCAATACAGCACTTGCCAAAAACATGGTAGGGACCTTTGCTCAACCAGATGGTGTGTTTATTGATCCTGAAGTGTTGAGCACGTTGGGGCAACGTGAATTGATCGAGGGGATGGGCGAAGTCATCAAGTACGGCCTCATCCAAGATACGGAACTCTGGGAAGAATTGGAAGCCATGGATGGTTCTGTCCAGAGTATTTTAGAGCATGCAGAGAGCATCATTTCTCATTCTTGCTTGGTGAAGCGAGACCATGTTGTGGCAGATGAGCTGGACAATGGTATTCGACTGTATCTCAATTTTGGTCATACGATCGGGCATGCCATTGAAGCGACAGCTGGTTATGGACAGGTTATGCATGGGGAAGCCGTTAGTATAGGCATGGTGCAGCTGTCCCGAGTTGCAGAAGAAAAGGGCCTGATGCCAAAGGGAATCGCTAAAAAAATCGAAGAAATGTGCCGGAAATTTGGCCTTCCTGTGACCTATGAGAACTGGGATAAAGAAGCCCTTTATCAAGCCTTGACCCATGACAAAAAGGCACGTGGGACGAACTTGAAATTAGTCATTGTTCCAGAGTTGGGGCAAGCAGCGATTCATCAAATCCCTCTTCAAGAAATGAAGGACTTTTTAGAAAGAAAGGAATAA